One genomic window of Falco peregrinus isolate bFalPer1 chromosome 18, bFalPer1.pri, whole genome shotgun sequence includes the following:
- the LOC101919988 gene encoding keratin, type I cytoskeletal 14-like gives MSCSIKRTSSTSYRSGGGGGACGGGSGRSSSVSCRRYASSVIGGGSYGGGACGTGYGGGMSAGSLAGGFGGGLGGGFGGGLGGGFGGGFAGGFGAGGDMLLGGNEKVTMQNLNDRLAAYLDKVRRLEEENAQLEHHIREWYRKQAPSASKDYSSYYQTIEQLQNQIISATVDNNKLLLDIDNSKMTADDFRMKYENELVIRQTVEADINGLRNLLDDLTLVRSSLESELESLKDELIALKRNHEEEMRQLQSQTGGDVSVEVNAAPGEDLTKILNDMRNEYEQLIEKNRREVEQWYEVKIEEVNRQVASSSQDIQTSSHQLTELRREMQNLEIELQAQLSTKSSLENSLAETEARYGCLLQQIQAQINSVEEELASIRCEMESQNQEYKMLLGIKTRLEQEIAQYRALLQEGQQDIVASQGAFQGGGKSSHSYSSSYTHSQCGDMTGQSRVC, from the exons ATGAGCTGCAGCATCAAGAGAACATCTAGTACCTCTTACAGGAGCGGGGGAGGTGGAGGCGCCTGTGGTGGCGGCAGTGGCAGGAGCTCCTCCGTCTCCTGCAGGAGATATGCCTCCTCGGTGATAGGTGGTGGAAGCTATGGTGGGGGAGCATGCGGCACTGGCTACGGAGGGGGCATGAGCGCTGGCAGCCTTGCTGGTGGCTTTGGTGGAGGCCTGGGAGGAGGCTTTGGTGGTGGCCTGGGAGGAGGCTTTGGTGGTGGCTTTGCAGGAGGCTTTGGTGCTGGGGGGGACATGCTTCTGGGCGGCAATGAGAAGGTCACCATGCAGAACCTCAACGACCGCCTGGCTGCTTACCTGGATAAAGTGCGaaggctggaggaagaaaatgctCAGCTCGAGCACCACATCCGCGAGTGGTACAGGAAACAAGCTCCCAGTGCCTCAAAGGACTACAGCTCCTACTACCAGACCATCGAACAACTCCAGAACCAG ATCATTTCTGCCACTGTGGACAATAACAAACTGCTTCTGGACATTGATAACAGCAAGATGACTGCCGATGACTTCCGAATGAA GTATGAGAATGAGCTGGTCATCCGTCAGACTGTGGAGGCTGACATTAATGGCTTGAGAAATCTCTTAGATGATCTGACTCTGGTTAGATCTTCACTGGAATCTGAGCTGGAGTCCTTGAAGGATGAGCTGATTGCTCTTAAGAGAAACCATGAGGAG GAAATGAGACAGCTGCAGTCTCAGACTGGTGGCGACGTGAGCGTGGAAGTCAATGCTGCCCCTGGAGAAGACTTGACAAAGATACTGAACGATATGAGGAACGAATACGAGCAGCTCATCGAGAAGAACCGCAGAGAGGTTGAGCAGTGGTATGAAGTCAAG ATCGAAGAAGTCAACCGGCAGGTCGCTTCTAGCAGCCAGGACATCCAGACAAGCAGCCACCAGCTCACTGAGCTGAGACGTGAAATGCAGAACCTGGAGATCGAACTGCAGGCGCAGCTCAGCACG AAAAGCTCTCTGGAAAACTCCTTGGCAGAAACCGAAGCTCGCTATGGCTGCCTGCTGCAACAGATCCAAGCGCAGATTAACTCTGTAGAGGAGGAGCTGGCCAGCATCCGCTGCGAGATGGAGAGTCAGAACCAGGAGTACAAGATGCTCCTGGGCATCAAGACCCGCCTGGAACAGGAGATTGCTCAGTACCGGGCACTGCTGCAAGAGGGACAGCAAGACATTGT TGCCTCCCAAGGAGCTTTCCAAGGAGGTGGAAAATCCTCCCATTCATATTCTTCTTCCTACACTCATTCCCAGTGTGGTGACATGACAG GACAGTCAAGAGTGTGCTAG
- the LOC114010858 gene encoding keratin, type I cytoskeletal 13-like: MSCGTKSSTSTTRISSGGGSGGGGGGGGGSSCGVRKSGGYSSMSTRRYTSSGGGGGFSGRSFGGGASRSSYGGGFSSGSCGRISRSSYGGRMSGGSYGGGMGCGSMGGGFGSGGGGFGGMGGGYGASLSGGSFGGGGYSGGGFSGFGGSGGFGGGSFGGGGGGYGGGSFGGMGFGEDAGLLSTNEKLTMQNLNDRLASYLDKVRRLEDENTQLEQLIREWYKNQGPTHSRDYSQYYRTIEELQNQIVGANVDLNKILLDIDNTRMTVDDFRLKYETEYTLHQSVASDINGLRPLLDQLTLARSDLETQFESLKEELIYLRKNHEEEMKGLQTQSGGDVNVEVNATPGINLMEKLNEMRCEYERLIENNRREVESWYETKMEEVNQQVHSSGQEIQSSNQQISELRREYQSLEIELQSQISMVDSLQSNLEDTERRYNMQLQQIQGMIGPLEEELASIRCEMESQNEEYKMLLGIKTRLEQEIAQYRALLEEGQHDLVIPAGGMGGGMGGGMGGGRIGGGGYSSGGGRGGGGSSMSGGYGGGGISSGSGMGGGMGGGSGGGGMGGGSGGIGGGSSGGCSSIVGGGGGGGGGGRISGGVSSSHSYSSSSQSQSCRSGGESQGYGRKSFD, from the exons ATGAGCTGTGGCACTAAATCTTCAACTAGTACCACTAGAATTAGCAGTGGaggtggtagtggtggtggtggtggtggtggagggggtAGCAGCTGTGGAGTGCGTAAGTCTGGTGGATACTCCTCTATGTCCACTAGAAGATACACTTCTTCTGGAGGTGGCGGAGGCTTTTCTGGGAGAAGCTTTGGTGGAGGAGCTTCCAGGAGCAGCTATGGAGGGGGCTTTAGCAGTGGCAGCTGTGGGAGGATTAGCCGCAGTAGCTATGGTGGGAGAATGAGTGGCGGCAGTTATGGAGGAGGAATGGGCTGTGGAAGCATGGGAGGAGGATTTGGATCAGGCGGTGGTGGTTTTGGGGGAATGGGAGGTGGCTATGGAGCCAGCCTCAGTGGAGGTAGCTTTGGCGGTGGTGGTTATAGTGGAGGTGGATTTAGTGGCTTCGGGGGTAGTGGTGGCTTTGGTGGTGGCagctttggtggtggtggtggtggctaTGGTGGAGGTAGTTTCGGTGGAATGGGGTTTGGTGAAGATGCCGGCCTGCTTTCCACAAATGAAAAGTTGACCATGCAGAACCTTAATGACCGCCTGGCTTCTTACTTGGATAAAGTGCGACGCTTGGAGGATGAAAATACTCAGCTTGAACAACTGATCAGGGAGTGGTATAAAAACCAAGGTCCCACTCATTCCAGGGACTACAGCCAATATTACAGAACAATTGAAGAACTGCAAAACCAG ATTGTTGGTGCAAATGTGGACCTTAACAAGATCCTTCTTGACATTGACAATACCAGAATGACTGTGGATGACTTCAGATTGAA GTATGAAACCGAATACACTCTCCACCAGAGTGTGGCAAGTGATATTAATGGATTACGTCCACTTTTGGATCAACTGACTCTAGCCAGATCTGACTTGGAGACACAGTTTGAATCCCTAAAAGAGGAACTGATCTATCTTAGGAAGAACCACGAAGAG gaaatgAAAGGACTGCAAACACAATCTGGTGGTGATGTCAATGTGGAGGTCAATGCTACTCCTGGCATTAATTTGATGGAAAAACTAAATGAAATGCGTTGCGAATATGAACGGCTTATTGAGAACAACAGGAGAGAGGTGGAAAGCTGGTATGAAACCAAG ATGGAAGAAGTTAATCAACAAGTCCACTCAAGTGGCCAGGAGATACAATCAAGCAACCAACAGATCTCTGAGCTGAGACGTGAATATCAAAGCCTGGAAATTGAGCTACAGTCACAAATCAGCATG gTAGACTCTTTGCAATCCAACTTGGAAGACACAGAACGTCGTTACaacatgcagctgcagcagatccAGGGTATGATCGGCCCCTTGGAGGAGGAGCTGGCCAGCATCCGCTGCGAGATGGAGAGCCAGAATGAAGAGTACAAGATGCTCCTGGGCATCAAGACCCGCCTGGAACAGGAGATTGCTCAGTACCGGGCACTGCTTGAGGAAGGGCAGCATGATCTTGT AATCCCAGCAGGAGGAATGGGAGGAGGAATGGGAGGAGGAATGGGAGGTGGTAGAATAGGAGGTGGTGGCTATTCttctggaggaggaaggggaggaggaggtagTAGCATGAGTGGTGGATATGGAGGTGGTGGCATTTCCTCTGGCAGCGGAATGGGAGGAGGAATGGGAGGAGGAAGTGGTGGAGGAGGAATGGGAGGAGGAAGTGGAGGAATAGGAGGGGGAAGCAGCGGTGGATGCAGTAGTATtgttggaggaggaggaggaggaggaggaggaggaaggatctCAGGAGGCGTCAGCAGTTCCCACTCCTACTCTTCGTCTTCCCAGTCACAGTCCTGCAGGAGTGGTGGTGAAAGCCAAG GGTATGGAAGAAAATCTTTTGACTAA